A window of Citrus sinensis cultivar Valencia sweet orange chromosome 7, DVS_A1.0, whole genome shotgun sequence contains these coding sequences:
- the LOC102619617 gene encoding BTB/POZ domain-containing protein DOT3 isoform X1 has product MSSSPAAQLQSSGSDSEGSGQACEQSIVIPNRFITIADSFEKKEHSWFVTSQIPTDLSIQVQDVTFTVHKYPLMSKCGYIARLELQPSISNLGYDLKLENFPGGSETFEIILKFCYGLPIAFNPNNIAPLRCASEFLDMSEEYEDGNLISKTEAFLTLVILSSWKETITVLKSCKNLSPWAENLQIVRRCCDSIAWKASRENSTTEDIANRQGWWFDDVATLGIDHFMRIITTIKVKGTKPEIIGKCIMHYAKKWLPGMDVELEGLRGYGYGKHELQFSILNAGKEEVSVGQKEQRTIIENLVNLLPHQDEGVSCKFFLQMLKMAMVYNASPALISELEKRVGMMLEDANANDLLIPNYKNEDHAKLNSPEHNTMHNIDVVQRIMDYFLMHEQQQQQKQQNIVKTNVSKILDNYLAEVARDPNLSITKFQVLAESLPENARTCHDGLYRAIDTYLKSHPSLSEHDRRRLCKLMNCEKLSLDACTHAAQNDRLPLRTVVQVLFSEQVKMRTAMQEKEPALQCDNSEQDDTQPSTSIEIKNLREELENVKTRMAALQKDYSELQREYEKLSNKHKIVSSWSLGWRKIKNSFHSKADADETGNRRQTFNSTGRQTSFRRRPSLP; this is encoded by the exons ATGAGTTCTTCTCCGGCAGCTCAGCTGCAAAGCTCCGGGAGTGATTCAGAGGGCAGCGGCCAAGCCTGCGAACAAAGCATCGTAATTCCCAACAGATTTATCACCATAGCTGACAGCTTTGAGAAAAAGGAACACTCGTG GTTCGTCACTTCTCAAATCCCAACAGATTTGTCAATTCAGGTTCAAGATGTCACCTTTACTGTCCATAAG TATCCCTTGATGTCAAAATGTGGGTACATAGCCCGACTAGAACTTCAGCCTTCAATCTCAAATTTGGGGTACGACCTAAAGCTTGAAAACTTCCCAGGTGGATCAGAAACTTTTGAGATCATTCTGAAATTCTGTTATGGGCTCCCAATCGCCTTCAACCCTAACAACATTGCTCCACTTAGATGTGCGTCAGAATTCTTGGATATGAGTGAAGAATATGAAGATGGAAATCTCATCTCCAAAACAGAAGCTTTTCTCACTCTGGTAATCCTTTCTTCATGGAAAGAAACAATTACCGTTCTCAAATCTTGCAAAAATTTATCTCCTTGGGCTGAAAACCTCCAAATTGTAAGAAGATGCTGTGATTCAATTGCCTGGAAGGCTTCTAGAGAAAACTCTACAACTGAAGATATAGCTAACAGACAAGGTTGGTGGTTTGACGATGTGGCTACTCTTGGGATTGATCATTTCATGAGGATTATAACAACAATAAAGGTGAAAGGGACAAAACCGGAGATCATAGGCAAATGCATCATGCATTACGCAAAGAAATGGTTGCCAGGTATGGATGTCGAGTTAGAAGGATTAAGAGGATATGGCTATGGAAAGCATGAGCTGCAATTTAGTATTTTGAATGCAGGGAAGGAAGAAGTGAGTGTTGGACAGAAGGAGCAAAGAACAATCATAGAAAACCTAGTCAATTTACTTCCCCATCAGGATGAAGGTGTTTCTTGTAAGTTCTTCCTGCAGATGTTGAAGATGGCCATGGTGTATAATGCATCACCAGCTTTAATTTCAGAGCTTGAGAAGAGAGTGGGAATGATGTTGGAAGATGCCAATGCCAATGATTTGCTGATTCCTAACTATAAAAATGAAGATCATGCAAAACTAAA TTCACCTGAACACAACACAATGCACAACATCGATGTGGTGCAAAGGATCATGGACTACTTCTTGATGCATgaacaacagcagcagcaaaaacaacaaaatatagTCAAAACTAATGTAAGTAAGATCTTAGACAATTACCTTGCCGAAGTTGCAAGAGATCCAAATCTCTCTATCACAAAGTTCCAAGTTCTGGCTGAATCCTTACCGGAAAATGCTCGAACATGTCATGATGGTCTCTACAGAGCCATTGATACCTACCTCAAG TCACATCCGTCACTATCTGAACATGATCGGAGAAGGCTGTGCAAATTAATGAACTGTGAGAAATTGTCACTTGATGCATGCACCCATGCCGCACAAAATGACCGATTACCTCTTAGAACTGTTGTCCAG GTGTTATTCTCGGAGCAAGTAAAGATGAGGACAGCAATGCAAGAGAAGGAGCCAGCATTACAATGCGATAACTCCGAACAGGATGATACCCAGCCATCTACAAGCATAGAGATTAAGAACCTAAGAGAAGAACTTGAGAATGTAAAGACAAGAATGGCAGCGCTACAAAAAGACTATTCTGAGCTGCAGCGAGAATATGAGAAGCTGAGCAACAAACATAAGATTGTATCCAGTTGGAGTTTAGGTTGGAGAAAGATCAAGAACTCATTCCACTCAAAGGCCGATGCAGATGAAACTGGCAATCGACGGCAGACATTCAATTCAACTGGCCGGCAAACCAGCTTCAGACGAAGACCATCACTCCCCTAG
- the LOC102619617 gene encoding BTB/POZ domain-containing protein DOT3 isoform X3: MSSSPAAQLQSSGSDSEGSGQACEQSIVIPNRFITIADSFEKKEHSWFVTSQIPTDLSIQVQDVTFTVHKYPLMSKCGYIARLELQPSISNLGYDLKLENFPGGSETFEIILKFCYGLPIAFNPNNIAPLRCASEFLDMSEEYEDGNLISKTEAFLTLVILSSWKETITVLKSCKNLSPWAENLQIVRRCCDSIAWKASRENSTTEDIANRQGWWFDDVATLGIDHFMRIITTIKVKGTKPEIIGKCIMHYAKKWLPGMDVELEGLRGYGYGKHELQFSILNAGKEEVSVGQKEQRTIIENLVNLLPHQDEGVSCKFFLQMLKMAMVYNASPALISELEKRVGMMLEDANANDLLIPNYKNEDHAKLNSPEHNTMHNIDVVQRIMDYFLMHEQQQQQKQQNIVKTNERKSKFFKTSTAYCLFQSHPSLSEHDRRRLCKLMNCEKLSLDACTHAAQNDRLPLRTVVQVLFSEQVKMRTAMQEKEPALQCDNSEQDDTQPSTSIEIKNLREELENVKTRMAALQKDYSELQREYEKLSNKHKIVSSWSLGWRKIKNSFHSKADADETGNRRQTFNSTGRQTSFRRRPSLP, from the exons ATGAGTTCTTCTCCGGCAGCTCAGCTGCAAAGCTCCGGGAGTGATTCAGAGGGCAGCGGCCAAGCCTGCGAACAAAGCATCGTAATTCCCAACAGATTTATCACCATAGCTGACAGCTTTGAGAAAAAGGAACACTCGTG GTTCGTCACTTCTCAAATCCCAACAGATTTGTCAATTCAGGTTCAAGATGTCACCTTTACTGTCCATAAG TATCCCTTGATGTCAAAATGTGGGTACATAGCCCGACTAGAACTTCAGCCTTCAATCTCAAATTTGGGGTACGACCTAAAGCTTGAAAACTTCCCAGGTGGATCAGAAACTTTTGAGATCATTCTGAAATTCTGTTATGGGCTCCCAATCGCCTTCAACCCTAACAACATTGCTCCACTTAGATGTGCGTCAGAATTCTTGGATATGAGTGAAGAATATGAAGATGGAAATCTCATCTCCAAAACAGAAGCTTTTCTCACTCTGGTAATCCTTTCTTCATGGAAAGAAACAATTACCGTTCTCAAATCTTGCAAAAATTTATCTCCTTGGGCTGAAAACCTCCAAATTGTAAGAAGATGCTGTGATTCAATTGCCTGGAAGGCTTCTAGAGAAAACTCTACAACTGAAGATATAGCTAACAGACAAGGTTGGTGGTTTGACGATGTGGCTACTCTTGGGATTGATCATTTCATGAGGATTATAACAACAATAAAGGTGAAAGGGACAAAACCGGAGATCATAGGCAAATGCATCATGCATTACGCAAAGAAATGGTTGCCAGGTATGGATGTCGAGTTAGAAGGATTAAGAGGATATGGCTATGGAAAGCATGAGCTGCAATTTAGTATTTTGAATGCAGGGAAGGAAGAAGTGAGTGTTGGACAGAAGGAGCAAAGAACAATCATAGAAAACCTAGTCAATTTACTTCCCCATCAGGATGAAGGTGTTTCTTGTAAGTTCTTCCTGCAGATGTTGAAGATGGCCATGGTGTATAATGCATCACCAGCTTTAATTTCAGAGCTTGAGAAGAGAGTGGGAATGATGTTGGAAGATGCCAATGCCAATGATTTGCTGATTCCTAACTATAAAAATGAAGATCATGCAAAACTAAA TTCACCTGAACACAACACAATGCACAACATCGATGTGGTGCAAAGGATCATGGACTACTTCTTGATGCATgaacaacagcagcagcaaaaacaacaaaatatagTCAAAACTAAT gaaaggaaaagcaaatttttcaaaacatcAACAGCCTATTGTCTTTTTCAGTCACATCCGTCACTATCTGAACATGATCGGAGAAGGCTGTGCAAATTAATGAACTGTGAGAAATTGTCACTTGATGCATGCACCCATGCCGCACAAAATGACCGATTACCTCTTAGAACTGTTGTCCAG GTGTTATTCTCGGAGCAAGTAAAGATGAGGACAGCAATGCAAGAGAAGGAGCCAGCATTACAATGCGATAACTCCGAACAGGATGATACCCAGCCATCTACAAGCATAGAGATTAAGAACCTAAGAGAAGAACTTGAGAATGTAAAGACAAGAATGGCAGCGCTACAAAAAGACTATTCTGAGCTGCAGCGAGAATATGAGAAGCTGAGCAACAAACATAAGATTGTATCCAGTTGGAGTTTAGGTTGGAGAAAGATCAAGAACTCATTCCACTCAAAGGCCGATGCAGATGAAACTGGCAATCGACGGCAGACATTCAATTCAACTGGCCGGCAAACCAGCTTCAGACGAAGACCATCACTCCCCTAG
- the LOC102619617 gene encoding BTB/POZ domain-containing protein DOT3 isoform X2, translating to MSSSPAAQLQSSGSDSEGSGQACEQSIVIPNRFITIADSFEKKEHSWFVTSQIPTDLSIQVQDVTFTVHKYPLMSKCGYIARLELQPSISNLGYDLKLENFPGGSETFEIILKFCYGLPIAFNPNNIAPLRCASEFLDMSEEYEDGNLISKTEAFLTLVILSSWKETITVLKSCKNLSPWAENLQIVRRCCDSIAWKASRENSTTEDIANRQGWWFDDVATLGIDHFMRIITTIKVKGTKPEIIGKCIMHYAKKWLPGKEEVSVGQKEQRTIIENLVNLLPHQDEGVSCKFFLQMLKMAMVYNASPALISELEKRVGMMLEDANANDLLIPNYKNEDHAKLNSPEHNTMHNIDVVQRIMDYFLMHEQQQQQKQQNIVKTNVSKILDNYLAEVARDPNLSITKFQVLAESLPENARTCHDGLYRAIDTYLKSHPSLSEHDRRRLCKLMNCEKLSLDACTHAAQNDRLPLRTVVQVLFSEQVKMRTAMQEKEPALQCDNSEQDDTQPSTSIEIKNLREELENVKTRMAALQKDYSELQREYEKLSNKHKIVSSWSLGWRKIKNSFHSKADADETGNRRQTFNSTGRQTSFRRRPSLP from the exons ATGAGTTCTTCTCCGGCAGCTCAGCTGCAAAGCTCCGGGAGTGATTCAGAGGGCAGCGGCCAAGCCTGCGAACAAAGCATCGTAATTCCCAACAGATTTATCACCATAGCTGACAGCTTTGAGAAAAAGGAACACTCGTG GTTCGTCACTTCTCAAATCCCAACAGATTTGTCAATTCAGGTTCAAGATGTCACCTTTACTGTCCATAAG TATCCCTTGATGTCAAAATGTGGGTACATAGCCCGACTAGAACTTCAGCCTTCAATCTCAAATTTGGGGTACGACCTAAAGCTTGAAAACTTCCCAGGTGGATCAGAAACTTTTGAGATCATTCTGAAATTCTGTTATGGGCTCCCAATCGCCTTCAACCCTAACAACATTGCTCCACTTAGATGTGCGTCAGAATTCTTGGATATGAGTGAAGAATATGAAGATGGAAATCTCATCTCCAAAACAGAAGCTTTTCTCACTCTGGTAATCCTTTCTTCATGGAAAGAAACAATTACCGTTCTCAAATCTTGCAAAAATTTATCTCCTTGGGCTGAAAACCTCCAAATTGTAAGAAGATGCTGTGATTCAATTGCCTGGAAGGCTTCTAGAGAAAACTCTACAACTGAAGATATAGCTAACAGACAAGGTTGGTGGTTTGACGATGTGGCTACTCTTGGGATTGATCATTTCATGAGGATTATAACAACAATAAAGGTGAAAGGGACAAAACCGGAGATCATAGGCAAATGCATCATGCATTACGCAAAGAAATGGTTGCCAG GGAAGGAAGAAGTGAGTGTTGGACAGAAGGAGCAAAGAACAATCATAGAAAACCTAGTCAATTTACTTCCCCATCAGGATGAAGGTGTTTCTTGTAAGTTCTTCCTGCAGATGTTGAAGATGGCCATGGTGTATAATGCATCACCAGCTTTAATTTCAGAGCTTGAGAAGAGAGTGGGAATGATGTTGGAAGATGCCAATGCCAATGATTTGCTGATTCCTAACTATAAAAATGAAGATCATGCAAAACTAAA TTCACCTGAACACAACACAATGCACAACATCGATGTGGTGCAAAGGATCATGGACTACTTCTTGATGCATgaacaacagcagcagcaaaaacaacaaaatatagTCAAAACTAATGTAAGTAAGATCTTAGACAATTACCTTGCCGAAGTTGCAAGAGATCCAAATCTCTCTATCACAAAGTTCCAAGTTCTGGCTGAATCCTTACCGGAAAATGCTCGAACATGTCATGATGGTCTCTACAGAGCCATTGATACCTACCTCAAG TCACATCCGTCACTATCTGAACATGATCGGAGAAGGCTGTGCAAATTAATGAACTGTGAGAAATTGTCACTTGATGCATGCACCCATGCCGCACAAAATGACCGATTACCTCTTAGAACTGTTGTCCAG GTGTTATTCTCGGAGCAAGTAAAGATGAGGACAGCAATGCAAGAGAAGGAGCCAGCATTACAATGCGATAACTCCGAACAGGATGATACCCAGCCATCTACAAGCATAGAGATTAAGAACCTAAGAGAAGAACTTGAGAATGTAAAGACAAGAATGGCAGCGCTACAAAAAGACTATTCTGAGCTGCAGCGAGAATATGAGAAGCTGAGCAACAAACATAAGATTGTATCCAGTTGGAGTTTAGGTTGGAGAAAGATCAAGAACTCATTCCACTCAAAGGCCGATGCAGATGAAACTGGCAATCGACGGCAGACATTCAATTCAACTGGCCGGCAAACCAGCTTCAGACGAAGACCATCACTCCCCTAG
- the LOC102620099 gene encoding uncharacterized protein LOC102620099, translating into MGSRLGTRVVHFTNLPIKLLMPNTFQNIREIALKTIPSASKIEIKRVLESLYGFEVDKVRTLNMEGKKKKRGGLLIAKPDYKKAYVTLKNPLSLSEDLFPIRVIQDEKERMRKEKESSIVEEGKKHWLDGKQVVKGNNNERSNKKKGGFGDVAVAGVKFPWSSMKQKQR; encoded by the coding sequence ATGGGAAGCAGGCTAGGAACAAGAGTGGTGCACTTCACAAACCTCCCAATCAAGCTCTTGATGCCCAACACTTTCCAAAACATTAGAGAAATTGCACTCAAGACGATCCCATCGGCCTCAAAGATCGAAATCAAACGTGTGCTCGAGTCCCTCTACGGCTTCGAAGTAGACAAAGTCCGCACGCTCAACATGGaaggcaagaagaagaaacggGGCGGATTGCTTATCGCGAAACCCGATTACAAGAAGGCTTACGTCACCCTCAAGAACCCCCTTTCGCTGTCGGAGGATCTGTTTCCGATAAGGGTAATTCAGGACGAGAAGGAGAGAATGAGAAAGGAGAAGGAATCGAGTATTGTCGAGGAGGGCAAGAAGCATTGGCTTGATGGCAAACAAGTGGTGAAGGGTAACAACAATGAGAGGAGTAACAAGAAGAAGGGAGGCTTTGGCGACGTTGCGGTGGCGGGTGTGAAGTTTCCTTGGAGTAGCATGAAGCAGAAGCAGAGGTAG